The DNA sequence CAATCaaaggtccaccactgctgtATTACCACTGAACACTCAAGAAGCACAGAGAAAAATGTGAAGGAATTTGGGGTTTGCATGCCTTTCCTTTACTAGGttaaggagacccactgaaggATCTGAGGGCCCCTCAAATCTTGAAGCTGGTAGCATTGGTTGCAAAGTAATGTGCCCCCAGATAGGATGCAGATGTGAATTTTTACCTGTATGATATTTCATTGACAAGGACATATAGTGCAGAAGGCAACAAGCATTTCCATCCACTCCCTTGTGCTACAATAGCCTACTTCCCACTGAGGTAGTAACTTTACAGTATGTTATTTACTACACCACTTCAAATTGTAGGTGGAGGCTCCCACAGctttctggactggaaaaggaagaggaggccagagaggaagaggaatacgggaggggaagagagtgttgGACTAGAACACTGGGGAACAGTAGTGGCAGATGCTGGCATGACATCAAGTGAGGGGGGCAGCATTTCACATGCTggctcaggaggtcttgggctagctcTGCCCTAGTTAAATGGATCTGCTGGAACTTGGGAAGCAGTAACCACCAACAAGAAACATCAGAGAATTAAATGATACATTTATCTATAGAGGCATtttgtacttttttcttttcctctgtgcATGTGAGCAAGTTTCGTATGAATGCTAAGCAGCTGTGTTGCTTTTACAGAATGAAATACGCCCAGTACACATTTGTGGTGGTCTTGATCTCAGTGATTGACTATTGCTCAGCGCAGCCCTCGTGTGCAGTGGAATCTTTCACTGTGAAGGACAACTTTGACCCTGAGAGGGTAACTATGAACACTGTCTAATATGTCTAAACATGCAAAGGAAGCTGATGCAGGCAAAGCCAGCGGCGTGGTTGCAAATCTCCCGCTGTCATGCCAAAGCGTCCAGGAAATCTTCACTATTTGATTCTGCTGATTGTGTAAATTCACCCTCAGCAGCTCCACATCACCCTTTCGAAGGATTCCAAGAGATAATACTAGATCTTACACCTGAACTGGTGGCTAATTGCTTAGGATTTGGATCTGAATTATACGCGTACCTAAATTTTAGATGACCAGCCTTCTGGCATAGCCCCATGGTTCCAATTATGCAGCTTTGATGCTGGGTGGTACTGTTCTGCCTCATAATCTTAAATGTCCTCTGCTTTCTAGTATGCAGGCAAATGGTATGCCCTGGCAAAGAAAGACCCAGAAGGCCTGTTTCTACAAGACAATATCTCAGCTGAATACACTATTGAGGAGGATGGCACTATGACTGCATCTTCAAAAGGCAGGGTGAAGCTTTTTGGGTAAGTCATGAGAAAACTGTAAGTAGGCAATTATAGCTTCCAGCACCACTGGGTCATGTGACATGGTATCCTGTTCCTATGATCAAGATGACTGGTGTAGATTGCTGTGACAAGTACTGAGCTGTAGGGGGGTTTTGGTCCCTTTTTGAGAGAAATTTTGCCccctgcaaaacatgtgctcccATTTCAGCAGTTGAGGGGGCATGCACAATGTAGCAAAGGTGTTCAGCCATCTGGTTTGGCTTTGTGACATTACCTAATggccaaatctgattggctatatGACATCATCAGGAAGTCTATTCAGAGTGAGGGAAATGCTTCTTGCCCTCCTTTTGATTTTACTGCCTGATGACAGAATGTCATCACCATGCTTATATGGTTCCTGATTTGCTGGGTCATATCAGAATGAAgtccctattttttttaaaagcactgaaGCTGTAGATTGGGGAAGCAAGCAGGGGCCAACAGTGCATGGAAAAGTTAGTGTAGAGAAGTTCATGAAACTTTTCTTCCCCAACCATTCTTTTGCCCTGAACACTTTCATGGTGCTGCTGTCCTACTACGCTGTGCCATTTCAGGTTGCAGATGGGGGTATCAAAATACCTGAATGTCTCTGCCAAAATAACCAAAATGTGTGAAAGACAGCATGTCAAATTGCTGTTCATCTTTTGCCTCTaagtcagtgtttttcaaactgtgggctgggagccaatttcaacaacaacaacagtatttatataccgcttttcaacaaaaagttcacaaagcggtttacagagaaaatcaaatatctaatggctccctgtcccaaaagggctcacaatctaaaaagatgcaacaccagcagacagccactagaaatgtcactgctggggtgaggtgggccagttactctccccctgctaaataaaagaggagcacccacttgaaaaagtgcctcttacccacttgaaaaagtgccaatttcaggtgggttgtgtagcacctagctcagccataattaaaaatacagagttgaaaatacagggtacagagctgctgggcagagtggGTTCCTGGTGGGAGAAAGGCTTTGTCCTGAATATGTGGGAAGATGGGACAGTGAAAAGGGGAGAGGGCTCTgcggttggagaagaatccaagtctgcattctgctttgacttccaagatggaatgtctgaattccaagctatgcaaaataacagcatgagtgtgctGTGTAACAGGAAAGTTAGCTggtcacagcttaggtttgaagctgaaagtgatgacatcatttccaggttaatgacatcacttccagtgggtcccaacagattgtcattctaaaaagtgggtcctggtgctaaaaagtttgagaaccattgctctaagcAATTGGGACTGGAGAGGAGTGGAGTGATGGTGGCTAGAGAAAAGCCCTGTCATTCTTTGGTAGATATAGTGTATCTGTACAGGATCAGAACCTTTTGAGAGCAGGATTTCAGGGGTTGCAGTCAGTAAAGATCATGTAGCAGGAAAAGAAAGTAAATTGTGCAGTAGGTCAGAGGATTAGGCCAAAGCACGTTGCTTAGGGGGCTTGGTTGGTTTCAAAGTAGGCAGGCCAGCCCTCCTTCTCCAAGCAAGCTGGGCTGGAGTGTATGTGAGAGACAAGTAGCAAGGGGGTTGACTGTGGGACTAGAGAGCCATGGCAGTGCAGAAGCAGATGAGTCAAGCTGAATATGGGATCTGGGGGCCACAGCCAGGGTGCCGGTGCATGAAAGAATTGGTTTTACCTGATAAAATGGTCTGGGGTTTGTCAGATTTTGTGCATAAGAAATCTTAAAACTCAAAGAGGATTCAGGCAGAGCTTCCAAAAGGCAAAACAGCAGCAAACTACCTCTGTACTGAAGTTCATCTTCCTGTCTTCCTGCTTCAGATTCTGGGTGATCTGCGCAGACATGGCTGCCCAATATTCAGTACCTGACCCTACCACCCCAGCAAAGATGTTCATGAACTACCAAGGCCTGGCAAGCTATTTGTCAAGTGGAGGTAAGCAAGCTATTCTGCATTATTTGTGACTGACgatgtggagaaaaaaaatgtggactCTTTTAACCTGTTGGTTTGTTGGTGGTGGAATGTTGGTGGGTTGTATATTTCTGAAATCATGCCCAattgggggagagaggggggggatgAAAACAAGATGTAAAATGCTTCATTTTACACTGCACATGGGTCCATCCTTGCTTTCTAAAACATCATGTGGTTTCCAATGTCAGAACTCTTCCCCTCAGTTTGAACTCCTTGTATGATTTCAGGTGACAACTACTGGGTGATTGACACCGATTACGATAACTATGCCATCACCTATGCCTGCCGCAGTTTGAAAGAGGACGGATCCTGTGATGATGGCTACTCCCTGATTTTCTCTCGCAATCCTCGCGGTCTTCCCCCAGCCATTCAGCGCGTTGTGCGCCAAAAGCAGGAAGAAATCTGCATGTCTGGACAATTTCAGCCTGTACTACAGTCAGGTATGTTGAAACATTGGTTTGCCCCTTTCTTGAGTGGGGAACATTCAAGGCAACTTCGGTAGGTTCACTAGACATAAATTCTCTCATGTGGATAGCTGACTTACAAGAGTGAGAGTCCTGACCTAAAGGAGTCTCATGTTCCCTGTTCAGTGACCTACAGAGGCCTCACATGGAGGTCATCAGTGGGTACAACAGGACTGGATAAGGGATATAAAAAAGAATAACCCTTTGCAAGAGGAAGCATCCATTTGAAACTCTACTGAGGGCGGtttggagcagggaggctgctccAAAAATTGGTGAATGGCTAAGCATCTCCCTCCCTTGCTGCTTCTCCATtcataactgcccccccccccgaaactgcTTTTCCTATCGCTATTTTCTGAAGGACTGTTGTGCTGCCATTACATGTGTTTGGGCCTAATCCTAATGGCCCACTGCGCCACCAGAACTTGTGGGAGCACAgcttgctttatggctgtcacaaaaggcacagGAGTTGGATGggagatgggggtgggcagaatggggcgagAGAGAAACGGAGAGGAaactgaggtggggagggggcagattgagACTTGGAtggggcagtattggtggcagcagtgccaccactATCCAAGCAAATTACTTTGCCAGCAAaagttgctggcacaggtccaacaCACCCATTGGAGCAACAGAGGCTTGCCCTgggacaaggaaacaaatgtccccttacctcagggaggccTCTGGAATCCAAAACCCCCTCATGGGATGCTGCACATACcatgttggtgtggctgcattagcatagggggagttaggtaggattgggctccccagGTGTTTTGTGAAGTTTGGCCCTCAGACCTAGGAGAGAAAGGGCCttatccgatccaattttccagtgccggtgcagccgtgccaatggggcatgcactgcatctcatggtggggcagcagtcacaggagcctccttaaggtatgggagcatttgttcccttaccttgaggctgcattgcacctgtgctggaaaattggataggactgggcccaaaatcACCTCATGGCCTTTTGGCTCTCCGCAGTGCAATGCTGAAGCTGAAAGACCCCAGCACTGCCTGAACACAAACGTGTTAGCCCCAAACATTTGTATGCCTGGGTGGTTTGACTACAGGAGCTTGAATGCAACCCACAGTAGCGTCCTGTGTTATCCTAATGGTGGCAGTTCCTATCACATTCGGCTTTGCACTGGGTTCATTCTGATAACTGAGTTTGCATTTTGAGAGCAGAACTTCTTATGCTGGGCCAAATCAAGGgccattctttcccagcactgtggCTCTGTAACTAAATACACTGGGAAGGTCACAAATGACACAAGAGGGAGATAGCCACCCTGCGCTGCTTGCCCTTAGCATCCTGCACAGAGATATTCAGCTTCTGAATATTGTGGCTGCAACTACCGTCATGGCTGTTAGCCACTTGTATCTTTTCTTTTTCAGGCCCTCTGAGGCAAAGTGATTTAGAAATACGAATAATAATATCCCCATTGTTTTGTCTAAACTTCTTAAAAATCTGTCTCAGGTAGAGGTCACTGCTGCAGtggattttttatttaaaatttttattatcAAGTCTTCACAAGGTGGCTGGCATCACAAAAGTAAAATAAAGCACAATGCCcagaagcaaaaaaaacaacaacaaaaaactacaCACACAGTAATACTAAACTGTGTTACATGTGGTAATGTATGTATAGAACACATCATAGTTCCAAGTTGTACTTTGTCAGTCATAAATCTACCACCAGTCCCTAAATGATCCTCAAATTCTGTACTTTGAAAGAGAGGAACTTCTATGTCTTCACACTTTATCACAATGCAAAATGTTCTGACTGAAAGCCAGGTGCAACAACTAATATGTGCTTCTTTTACTTGTTTCCTCAGGGGCCTGCTAAACAAAAACTCCTCCAGTCCTGAGTTAGAGCACAGAGGCTTGAGCTCTGCATCTTGAAATTATCTTTCACATATAGTTCAGATTAGAACTTTTTCTCAGAAATGTTTGAGGGTTGGGTTgttgttttgattttattgtcATTTTGCATTTGGTTGCAACACATAATATTGCTTGTTTGAACTCGACGAACTTGATTAATGTGATATTTGTCAATAAATGTTTTTAAGTAATCTTTTAAGAAGCTTCCCTGGGCTATGTTGACATAAGAAAAGCCAACACATTGGGTATATCTGCAGGAGGTACTCAGGAGCCTTATGCTCCAGTGGTATATACTTCCTCCTCCCACATACAGAccaggccatccatgaggccaaataaagggttacctcaggcagcagcttggcatGGGGTGACTTCTCtagtccacccacttgcctccactgctcctttttGGCCttctctccctggattggaaaagaaagaggttgacagagaggaagaagaaacatGGAGGGGAGTGCTATGCTacaacattggagagtggggggaggagcagaggctggcacaccttTGTATAATGGGGCCAGCATTTGGCTTGGTGCCTCAGGTGG is a window from the Tiliqua scincoides isolate rTilSci1 chromosome 2, rTilSci1.hap2, whole genome shotgun sequence genome containing:
- the LOC136638589 gene encoding purpurin; its protein translation is MKYAQYTFVVVLISVIDYCSAQPSCAVESFTVKDNFDPERYAGKWYALAKKDPEGLFLQDNISAEYTIEEDGTMTASSKGRVKLFGFWVICADMAAQYSVPDPTTPAKMFMNYQGLASYLSSGGDNYWVIDTDYDNYAITYACRSLKEDGSCDDGYSLIFSRNPRGLPPAIQRVVRQKQEEICMSGQFQPVLQSGAC